One segment of Coffea arabica cultivar ET-39 chromosome 7c, Coffea Arabica ET-39 HiFi, whole genome shotgun sequence DNA contains the following:
- the LOC113701389 gene encoding uncharacterized protein gives MIQELLGEAASGVLTGGERSKLPVDNGVSGASSASPSLSPSPTPSPSPSPSPSPSPSSSAVTLPPPTGSSTPESLRCPRCDSTNTKFCYYNNYNLTQPRHFCKTCRRYWTKGGALRNVPIGGGCRKNKSTMITSSVIKSSAGKFKTMATEIGKSSFLSAFEHELSSSSPSSNPILWASPQNSHLFSLLKANQSPNPNASPMCNSVVSTSMKKEEAAMPAGCYSLNACSRMVGFDSELGQQVPSVGLISSSSGWRNSEQHQQQQIGFVLGQGEFTGVQDFYQRLRSSRNCTYPDHAPVVLGNIVSSSSSSSSSIQVLDSAPVAVAESGYWNSILSSWSDMPTTNGAYP, from the coding sequence ATGATTCAAGAACTTTTAGGGGAAGCTGCATCCGGAGTATTAACTGGGGGAGAAAGATCAAAGCTGCCCGTTGATAATGGGGTCTCAGGAGCCTCGTCAGCTTCTCCCTCTCTTTCACCATCTCCTACACCTTCCCCTTCGCCATCTCCGTCACCGTCACCGTCACCTTCTTCTTCCGCAGTCACCCTTCCTCCTCCTACAGGCTCATCCACTCCGGAGAGCCTCAGGTGTCCGCGTTGCGATTCTACCAACACCAAGTTTTGTTACTACAACAACTACAACCTCACCCAGCCTCGTCATTTCTGCAAGACGTGTCGCCGTTATTGGACTAAAGGAGGTGCGCTGCGTAACGTTCCCATCGGAGGCGGTTGCCGGAAAAACAAGTCTACCATGATAACCTCATCAGTTATCAAGTCAAGTGCTGGAAAGTTCAAGACCATGGCAACAGAAATAGGAAAATCCAGTTTTCTGAGTGCCTTCGAACATGAGCTCTCTTCCTCTTCTCCATCATCAAACCCTATTCTGTGGGCGTCACCTCAAAACTCTCATTTGTTCTCTTTACTGAAAGCTAACCAAAGCCCTAACCCTAACGCTAGTCCCATGTGCAATAGTGTTGTTAGTACTAGCATGAAAAAGGAGGAGGCAGCCATGCCTGCAGGGTGCTACTCCCTAAATGCTTGTAGCAGAATGGTTGGGTTTGATTCAGAACTCGGCCAGCAGGTTCCTTCAGTTGGTCTTATCAGTAGCAGCTCCGGCTGGAGAAACAGTGAACAACATCAGCAGCAGCAGATTGGTTTTGTACTTGGCCAAGGAGAATTCACTGGAGTTCAAGATTTTTACCAAAGGCTTAGATCATCAAGAAATTGTACTTATCCAGATCATGCTCCGGTAGTCCTGGGTAATATAGTTTCCTCTTCTTCATCGTCGTCTTCCAGTATCCAAGTTTTAGACTCAGCTCCGGTTGCTGTAGCTGAATCCGGCTACTGGAATTCCATCCTTTCGTCGTGGTCTGATATGCCTACAACTAATGGCGCATATCCCTGA
- the LOC140010397 gene encoding L-ascorbate oxidase homolog, translating into MRGAILLHICLGLSAWLSTSYVKAEDPYRFFTWVITYGQIAPLGVKQRGILINGQFPGPTISCITNDNIIVNVINKLDEPFLITWHGIKQRKGSWEDGVLGTNCPIPPNSNWTYKMQMKDQIGTYNYYPSTLMHRAAGGFGGFNIVARSIIPIPYPKPYDEFTLLVSDWWNKDNKVLQKILDDGTPFPPPDGLLINGSPKSTKFTGIKGQTYLIRVSNLCLVSSINFRIQGHTLVLVEVEGSHTMQDSYESLDVHPGQSSTFLVTLRASILKDYYILASSRFTKPLLTATAILHYDGSTTQPAGPLPSGPAGQLHWSMRQARTIRWNLTANAARPNPQGSYHYGTIPIVRTIVLANSAPQISGKKRYALNGVSYVNPSTPLKLADYFNISGVFVLNAIKDFPTSAPAAQGVSVFGITLHDYMEVVFQNNENNLQSYHLAGFDFWAVGYGGGQWNITMRKLYNLVDATTRNTVQVYPNGWTAILISMDNKGMWNLRSQIWPRRYLGQEAYMRVWNSERSLYTEYDIPDNALLCGKAKA; encoded by the exons ATGAGAGGGGCTATTTTGCTCCACATTTGTCTTGGTCTCTCGGCTTGGTTGAGTACTTCTTACGTGAAAGCTGAAGATCCATACAGATTTTTTACATGGGTTATTACGTACGGACAAATTGCTCCTTTAGGTGTCAAGCAAAGG GGGATTCTTATCAACGGGCAATTTCCCGGTCCTACCATTAGTTGCATTACCAATGACAACATCATAGTTAATGTCATCAACAAGCTAGATGAGCCTTTCCTTATTACCTG GCACGGTATCAAACAAAGAAAGGGTTCGTGGGAAGATGGAGTACTGGGAACCAATTGCCCGATTCCTCCTAATTCCAATTGGACttacaaaatgcaaatgaaggaTCAAATTGGAACCTACAATTACTACCCATCCACCTTGATGCACAGAGCGGCCGGTGGGTTCGGAGGATTCAATATTGTGGCTAGGTCCATCATACCTATACCTTATCCAAAACCGTATGATGAATTTACTCTGCTCGTCAGTGACTGGTGGAACAAGGATAACAAG GTACTACAGAAAATATTGGACGATGGCACACCGTTTCCTCCCCCCGATGGCCTTCTTATCAATGGCAGTCCAAAATCTACTAAGTTCACCGGAATCAAAG GCCAAACCTACTTGATTAGGGTCTCAAACTTGTGCCTAGTAAGTTCAATTAACTTTAGAATCCAAGGTCATACCTTAGTCCTAGTAGAAGTCGAAGGATCCCACACCATGCAAGATTCCTACGAGTCGCTGGACGTTCACCCAGGCCAATCCTCCACTTTCCTGGTCACCCTACGCGCTTCTATCCTCAAGGATTATTACATACTGGCCTCCAGTCGTTTTACAAAGCCTCTTCTGACTGCAACGGCGATCCTTCATTACGACGGTTCTACCACCCAACCCGCCGGACCATTGCCCTCCGGACCCGCCGGCCAACTTCACTGGTCCATGCGGCAAGCAAGGACTATCAG ATGGAATTTGACAGCGAACGCTGCTAGGCCAAATCCTCAAGGGTCGTATCATTATGGAACCATACCAATTGTGAGAACAATAGTGCTAGCCAACTCTGCCCCGCAGATTTCTGGCAAGAAACGGTATGCGCTTAACGGGGTTTCTTACGTGAACCCAAGCACTCCATTGAAGCTTGCTGACTACTTCAACATTTCTGGCGTGTTCGTGTTGAACGCAATCAAGGACTTCCCTACTTCTGCCCCCGCAGCTCAAGGCGTCTCCGTCTTTGGCATCACTCTTCACGATTACATGGAAGTTGTTTTCCAGAACAATGAGAACAATTTACAATCTTACCATCTTGCTGGCTTTGATTTCTGGGCTGTCGG GTATGGTGGTGGACAATGGAACATTACAATGAGGAAACTCTACAATCTTGTTGATGCTACCACCAGGAATACCGTTCAG GTATATCCCAACGGATGGACTGCAATTTTGATATCAATGGACAACAAGGGTATGTGGAACTTGAGATCTCAAATCTGGCCAAGGCGCTATTTAGGACAGGAAGCATACATGAGGGTTTGGAATAGTGAACGTAGTCTTTACACTGAGTATGACATTCCAGACAATGCGTTGCTCTGTGGCAAGGCCAAGGCCTAG
- the LOC140004177 gene encoding L-ascorbate oxidase homolog codes for MGRPVMLYLVCAILAFWSSGSLVTAEDAYRYYTWTVTYGTASPLGFSQQVILINGQFPGPKLDLVTNDNVILNLINKLDQPFLLTWNGIKQRKNSWQDGVLGTNCPVPPNSNYTYKFQAKDQIGSYTYFPSTLLHKTAGAFGALNIWQRSVISIPYPKPVGDFTLLIGDWYKYNHKVLQQRLDAGKNLPFPDGVLINGQAHPSFSGDQGKTYMFRISNVGFKTSLNFRIQNHKLKLVEVEGSHVIQNTYDSLDVHVGQSATVLVTFDQPPKDYYIVASTRFTEKVLTATAVLHYTNSRTAVSGPLPAGPAPKDVQWSLNQAKTLRWNLTANAARPNPQGSFHYGKISVTKRFVLANSAPLINGKQRFAVNGVSYVNPDTPLKLADHFNIPGVFGLNSIESSPSGVSPHYGVSVLSTSLHDFMEIVFQNNERSLQSWHLDGYDFWVVGYGAGQWTQASRATYNLEDALTRHTAQVYPNSWTAILVSLDNQGMWNLRSAIWEKQYLGQQVYLRVYTPTPSLANEYDIPTNVLLCGKAVGKHP; via the exons ATGGGGAGACCAGTTATGCTTTATTTGGTTTGTGCGATTTTAGCTTTCTGGAGTAGTGGCTCTCTGGTCACAGCAGAAGATGCTTATAGATACTATACATGGACTGTCACCTACGGAACTGCTTCTCCGTTGGGTTTCTCTCAACAG GTCATCCTCATTAATGGTCAATTTCCTGGTCCCAAACTTGATCTTGTAACAAACGACAATGTCATTCTCAACCTCATCAACAAGTTGGATCAGCCTTTTCTCCTCACCTG GAATGGgataaaacaaagaaagaattcTTGGCAAGATGGAGTCTTGGGAACTAATTGCCCTGTTCCTCCAAACTCAAACTACACGTACAAGTTCCAAGCAAAGGATCAGATTGGGTCCTACACGTATTTCCCATCAACTCTGCTGCATAAAACTGCTGGAGCATTCGGAGCGCTCAATATCTGGCAGAGATCTGTAATTTCCATTCCATATCCTAAACCTGTTGGAGATTTCACTTTACTTATTGGTGACTGGTACAAGTACAATCACAAG GTCCTGCAGCAGAGGTTGGATGCTGGGAAAAATCTGCCTTTCCCAGATGGTGTCCTCATAAATGGCCAGGCCCATCCTTCCTTCAGCGGTGACCAAG GTAAAACTTACATGTTCAGGATCTCAAATGTTGGCTTCAAAACCTCCTTGAACTTTAGAATTCAAAACCACAAATTGAAGCTTGTTGAGGTTGAGGGATCTCATGTCATTCAGAACACTTACGATTCTCTTGATGTTCATGTGGGTCAATCTGCGACTGTTCTTGTCACTTTCGACCAGCCTCCCAAAGATTACTACATTGTTGCATCTACTCGGTTCACAGAAAAAGTTCTTACTGCTACTGCTGTTTTACACTACACAAACTCTAGGACTGCAGTTTCCGGACCCTTGCCAGCTGGTCCAGCACCTAAGGATGTCCAATGGTCCTTGAATCAAGCCAAAACCTTGAG GTGGAATTTGACAGCAAATGCTGCCAGGCCAAACCCTCAGGGCTCTTTTCATTATGGGAAAATCAGTGTAACAAAGAGATTCGTGCTGGCCAACTCAGCACCTCTTATTAATGGGAAGCAGCGTTTTGCTGTGAATGGTGTTTCCTATGTTAATCCTGACACTCCACTAAAGCTTGCTGATCATTTCAACATTCCTGGAGTTTTTGGTTTAAATTCCATTGAGAGTTCTCCCTCCGGGGTCTCTCCTCACTATGGTGTGTCTGTGCTGTCAACATCTCTCCATGACTTTATGGAAATTGTATTCCAGAACAACGAGAGATCTCTGCAGTCTTGGCATCTTGATGGATATGACTTCTGGGTTGTGGG TTATGGGGCTGGGCAGTGGACTCAAGCCAGTAGAGCAACATACAATCTTGAAGATGCTCTTACTAGACATACTGCACAG GTTTATCCCAATTCTTGGACGGCTATTTTAGTTTCCCTGGACAACCAAGGCATGTGGAACTTAAGGTCTGCCATATGGGAAAAGCAGTATCTTGGACAACAGGTTTATCTCAGAGTCTACACTCCAACTCCTAGTCTTGCCAACGAATACGACATACCAACTAATGTCCTCCTATGCGGCAAAGCTGTTGGAAAACATCCTTAG
- the LOC140010392 gene encoding pentatricopeptide repeat-containing protein At4g37170-like produces the protein MKLSPRHFRSLTKSLAPNHSFSYLTRFKKPTASSPRPFSTQAQLNQQSFPPKVFFKPDARRDQEQLIDRLCGENKFKEAIEILCQQKRLKDAVLLLQHHIRLPSAAICSTLLQFCIRQRALEEGKRVYDLIRRSNFVPGVFISNKILDLFCKCGSLEDARRLFEEMGKRDSCSWNTLIYGYAKIGRIDEARKLFDEMPERDHFSWTAMVSGYVRHNKPSDALELYRLMQESGKVVCNKFTVSSALSAAASMQSLYLGKEIHGHIIRGELDSDAVVWSALSDMYGKCGSLDEARYVFDTALEKDVVSWTAMIDRYFGDGKWEEGFLLFSNLLKSGIRPNEFTFAGVLNACTQNTAEGLGKQVHGYMMRLGFDPFSFAGSALVHMYSKCGNMETAYKVFRWLPRPDLVSWTSLINGFAQSGQPHEALRLFKSLLETGIKPDHVTFVGVLSACTHAGLVNQGLRYFYSIKEQHGLAYTADHYACVIDLLSRAGRFGEAKDIISNMAMKPDKFMWASLLGGCRIHGNLDLAKQAAEALFEIEPEDAASYVTLANVYATAGKWSEVAKIRKMMDEKRVVKKPGMSWIEMKRKTHIFLVGDQSHPRSKEIYDFLGEISKKMKEEGYVPDTEYVLHDVGEEQKEQSLFYHSEKLAIAFGIIATPPGTPIKVFKNLRTCVDCHTAIKFISKISDRRITIRDSARFHYFEGGSCLCKDYW, from the coding sequence CCAGTTGAATCAGCAGTCGTTCCCGCCAAAAGTTTTCTTCAAGCCGGACGCCAGAAGAGATCAAGAGCAACTGATTGACCGTTTGTGCGGGGAAAACAAATTCAAAGAAGCAATTGAAATCTTATGCCAACAAAAGCGTTTGAAAGACGCTGTCCTATTGCTCCAACACCACATACGACTCCCCTCTGCTGCTATTTGTTCAACCCTTTTGCAATTTTGCATTAGGCAGCGAGCTTTAGAGGAGGGGAAAAGAGTTTATGATCTGATCAGGCGATCTAATTTTGTACCTGGTGTTTTTATTTCGAATAAGATTCTTGATTTGTTTTGCAAGTGTGGGAGTCTTGAAGATGCGCGTAGACTGTTTGAGGAGATGGGCAAGAGGGACTCGTGTTCCTGGAATACGTTGATATATGGGTATGCGAAAATTGGTCGTATTGATGAAGCAAGGAAattgttcgatgaaatgcccgAAAGAGACCATTTTTCGTGGACTGCGATGGTATCCGGTTATGTTAGGCATAACAAGCCAAGCGATGCGCTTGAGTTGTATAGGTTGATGCAAGAGAGTGGCAAAGTAGTCTGTAATAAGTTTACAGTTTCCAGTGCTCTCTCAGCTGCTGCTTCTATGCAGTCTTTATACTTGGGCAAGGAGATTCATGGTCACATTATTAGGGGTGAATTGGATTCAGATGCAGTGGTTTGGAGTGCATTATCTGATATGTATGGAAAATGTGGGAGCTTAGATGAAGCCAGGTATGTTTTCGATACGGCGTTGGAGAAGGATGTCGTATCATGGACAGCAATGATCGATAGGTATTTTGGTGATGGAAAGTGGGAAGAGGGGTTCTTGTTGTTCTCAAATTTGTTGAAGTCAGGAATTAGGCCTAATGAGTTCACATTTGCTGGGGTTCTAAATGCTTGTACGCAGAATACTGCAGAGGGCTTAGGTAAGCAGGTTCATGGGTACATGATGCGGTTGGGGTTTGATCCGTTTTCATTTGCAGGAAGTGCTCTTGTTCATATGTACTCGAAGTGTGGCAATATGGAGACTGCATATAAGGTTTTCAGATGGCTGCCAAGACCTGATTTAGTATCGTGGACCTCGTTGATTAATGGTTTTGCTCAGAGTGGTCAACCCCATGAAGCTCTCAGGTTGTTCAAGTCGCTGCTTGAAACAGGTATTAAGCCTGATCATGTTACGTTCGTTGGGGTCCTTTCTGCTTGCACCCATGCTGGTTTAGTGAACCAAGGGCTCAGATATTTCTACTCAATAAAAGAGCAACATGGATTAGCTTATACTGCAGATCACTATGCTTGTGTGATTGATCTCTTGAGCCGAGCTGGTAGATTTGGAGAAGCTAAAGACATAATCAGTAATATGGCCATGAAGCCTGATAAGTTCATGTGGGCTTCCTTACTTGGTGGTTGCAGAATTCATGGAAATCTTGACCTTGCGAAGCAAGCAGCTGAAGCTCTATTTGAAATTGAACCCGAGGATGCAGCTTCTTATGTAACTCTTGCAAATGTCTATGCCACAGCTGGCAAATGGAGTGAGGTGGCAAAGATTAGAAAAATGATGGACGAGAAACGAGTGGTAAAGAAACCAGGCATGAGTTGGAttgagatgaaaagaaaaactcaCATCTTCTTAGTTGGGGATCAGTCTCATCCCAGGTCCAAGGAAATATACGACTTCCTGGGAGAGatttcaaagaaaatgaaggaagaGGGTTATGTGCCTGATACAGAATATGTGCTGCATGATGTAGGAGAGGAACAAAAGGAGCAAAGCCTCTTCTATCACAGTGAAAAGCTTGCAATTGCGTTTGGGATTATTGCTACTCCGCCAGGGACACCAATAAAAGTGTTCAAGAATTTGAGGACTTGTGTGGACTGTCACACTGCTATTAAATTTATTTCAAAGATCTCAGATAGAAGAATTACTATACGGGATTCAGCTCGATTCCATTATTTTGAAGGCGGAAGCTGTTTATGTAAAGATTATTGGTGA